From a single Cyclobacterium marinum DSM 745 genomic region:
- a CDS encoding RagB/SusD family nutrient uptake outer membrane protein, producing the protein MKRYINKLTLFVALLFGCFSCNDDLLDRSPLDSYSDPVVWSDINLVKYYLNDLYNSVEYGWNQRSHGYQTGLFVGETTMTKGAQLTDYGRGTISAGNPGIDRGHLTWQHYANIHKLNLFLSQIDALPEAYPESERANIQAEVDILKGEATFLRAVFYSDICRSYGGVPLLDTPAELGEDFSGYLRSSFEETIAFIVKDCDTAADLLLLKSEMEMGRATKETAMALKSRMLLFAASDLTADGTAANKYVGYENPNRQALWIAARDAAKDLIDLGTVSLEDFGAPDQEAAAYNYFALFKARDLSSPEVIWGKMHRADDGPRINTNLRNGLNGLSCHGNNAPYGNFVDSYQMADGTDFFEHFNFNANDEYINVSSDFTDENPYKHREPRFYGSILYDSAVFQPRFEDLAQIDPLGIYERRTRTVIENGVVVSERFGLDTRQGPISPSNGNYTGYVMKKFMDDEIIGRDMANENIFVWIRYPEILLNYAEASLELGDTETATTYINMVRNRVALPDFTGDIMEALMYERKIEFFSENVGWYDIRRWKLLEENFAPDLYGVDIKEVTEDGVITTTWRKISAAPKRNFSEKLYWVPIEQDELNRAPQLLQNPGY; encoded by the coding sequence CCCCTGGACAGTTATTCAGACCCAGTAGTTTGGTCGGATATCAATCTGGTGAAATACTACCTTAACGATCTATACAACAGCGTGGAATATGGATGGAACCAGCGAAGCCATGGTTACCAAACCGGCCTGTTTGTAGGGGAAACCACCATGACAAAAGGAGCACAGCTTACAGATTATGGACGAGGAACAATAAGCGCTGGGAACCCGGGCATTGACAGGGGACATCTAACTTGGCAGCATTATGCCAATATTCATAAGCTTAATTTGTTTCTTAGTCAGATTGATGCCCTACCTGAAGCTTATCCTGAATCTGAAAGGGCCAATATTCAGGCCGAAGTCGACATTCTAAAAGGTGAAGCTACATTTCTCAGGGCTGTATTTTACAGCGATATTTGTAGGTCCTATGGCGGGGTTCCTTTATTGGACACCCCTGCTGAATTAGGCGAAGACTTTTCCGGTTACTTGCGTAGTTCCTTTGAAGAAACCATAGCCTTTATTGTTAAGGACTGCGATACCGCAGCCGATTTACTGTTGCTCAAAAGTGAAATGGAAATGGGCAGAGCGACCAAGGAAACCGCAATGGCACTCAAGTCCAGAATGCTTTTATTTGCCGCTAGTGATTTAACGGCAGATGGAACTGCAGCAAATAAATATGTTGGTTATGAAAACCCAAACAGACAAGCACTATGGATTGCTGCCAGAGATGCTGCAAAAGATTTAATAGACTTGGGAACAGTTTCTTTAGAAGATTTTGGGGCTCCTGATCAGGAGGCTGCAGCTTATAATTATTTTGCTTTATTTAAAGCCAGAGATTTGTCTAGCCCTGAAGTTATTTGGGGAAAAATGCACAGAGCAGATGATGGTCCCAGGATCAATACCAACTTAAGAAATGGCCTAAACGGTTTATCTTGCCATGGAAACAATGCCCCTTATGGGAATTTTGTAGACAGCTACCAAATGGCTGATGGCACTGATTTCTTCGAGCACTTTAACTTCAATGCGAACGATGAATACATCAATGTGTCATCGGACTTTACAGATGAAAACCCATACAAGCATAGAGAGCCTAGATTCTATGGAAGTATCCTATATGACAGTGCAGTTTTCCAACCCAGGTTTGAAGATTTAGCACAAATTGACCCCCTTGGGATCTATGAAAGAAGAACAAGAACAGTAATTGAAAACGGTGTTGTCGTAAGCGAGCGATTCGGTTTGGATACCAGACAAGGTCCAATTTCTCCTTCCAATGGAAATTATACCGGATATGTGATGAAAAAATTCATGGATGATGAGATCATAGGCAGAGACATGGCCAACGAAAATATCTTTGTATGGATCCGTTATCCAGAAATTCTCTTGAATTATGCAGAAGCTTCACTGGAACTAGGAGATACAGAAACGGCTACAACCTATATCAACATGGTAAGAAATAGGGTAGCATTACCTGATTTTACCGGTGACATTATGGAAGCCTTAATGTATGAACGTAAGATAGAGTTCTTTTCTGAAAATGTAGGCTGGTATGATATCCGAAGGTGGAAACTGTTGGAAGAAAATTTTGCTCCTGACCTTTATGGGGTAGACATCAAAGAGGTCACAGAAGATGGGGTCATTACCACAACTTGGAGGAAAATATCTGCAGCACCTAAAAGGAACTTTTCGGAAAAACTCTATTGGGTACCCATAGAACAAGACGAACTAAACAGAGCTCCGCAATTGTTACAAAATCCGGGTTATTGA
- a CDS encoding DUF5522 domain-containing protein, whose translation MKKENKLPPPHLLKEGFHYYYEGGLMVFTEDYHLQRGNCCGNNCRHCPYPKRQQKEN comes from the coding sequence TTGAAAAAAGAAAACAAACTACCACCTCCCCATTTATTAAAAGAAGGCTTCCATTATTATTATGAAGGCGGTCTTATGGTTTTCACCGAAGATTATCATTTGCAAAGAGGCAATTGCTGTGGTAACAATTGCAGGCATTGTCCTTATCCTAAAAGACAGCAGAAAGAAAATTAA
- a CDS encoding oxygenase MpaB family protein yields MTNKPFTHQIKALDPVEHCEKICFLLTFHCFPWDMEKALEFALFRTFAVPSVSRLLVATGEFIKHTRKRYDDTELLLYEILENGMDSDRGTKAIGRINNMHGRYKIANKDYLYVLSTFIFEPIRWMDKWGWRPFSAAEKEAILNNYLRLGERMHITDMPKNLTDFEAFNLAYEQEHFKFHKANALVGNKTLDLLLGFYLPSWLFSLGRPVALCLMDAPLRKAMGYNKPADWLIKTVQQTMVIRSKLLKWLPERNRPLLGTGRKRKTYPTGYAVEELGTFK; encoded by the coding sequence ATGACTAATAAACCTTTTACACACCAAATAAAAGCGTTAGATCCCGTTGAACATTGCGAGAAAATTTGTTTTCTCCTTACTTTTCATTGTTTTCCTTGGGACATGGAGAAGGCGCTTGAATTTGCCTTGTTTAGAACTTTTGCAGTTCCTTCTGTTTCTCGTTTACTTGTTGCAACAGGTGAATTTATTAAACATACGCGAAAGAGGTATGATGATACTGAGTTGCTCCTGTATGAGATCCTTGAAAATGGCATGGATAGCGACCGAGGGACAAAGGCAATTGGGCGTATAAACAATATGCATGGTAGGTATAAAATAGCCAATAAAGATTACCTGTATGTGCTTTCTACTTTTATTTTTGAGCCAATACGTTGGATGGATAAATGGGGGTGGAGACCTTTTTCTGCTGCAGAAAAAGAAGCCATTCTTAATAATTACCTAAGGTTGGGGGAGCGGATGCACATAACCGACATGCCTAAGAATCTCACAGATTTCGAGGCTTTTAATTTAGCCTATGAGCAAGAACACTTTAAGTTTCATAAAGCAAATGCATTGGTAGGTAACAAAACACTTGACCTTTTGCTTGGATTCTATTTGCCTAGCTGGTTATTTTCTTTGGGAAGGCCGGTAGCTTTGTGTTTGATGGATGCTCCCCTTAGAAAAGCAATGGGGTATAATAAACCGGCTGACTGGCTAATTAAAACGGTACAGCAAACAATGGTCATTCGTAGTAAATTATTAAAATGGCTTCCGGAAAGAAATAGGCCCTTGTTAGGAACAGGGCGCAAACGAAAGACTTATCCAACAGGTTATGCTGTGGAGGAGCTGGGAACCTTTAAATAA
- a CDS encoding ChaN family lipoprotein produces the protein MCFSITSLLFILLQVNLSHFPLKKESYSIIETETGDTLSLTSLVDKLTDAEVIIFGEEHNDSVGHVLQYELYKGLLEKYSSITLSMEMFERDVQLVMDEYLEGLITEKKLLEEGKVWSNYSAYAPLVNLAKEKKQQVIAANVPGRYANMVSRKGLASLNQLQRKARHLFAKIKTPEPEDPYLLKFNKAMGAHAHRMGQSVFHAQLLRDATMAESIFKNWRKDKKTKILHLTGRFHSDERLGTVAELKRMKPRLRVKTISCFVNDEKVPKEMELADFIILTKQLNPK, from the coding sequence ATGTGTTTTTCTATCACTTCCCTCTTATTTATTCTTTTGCAGGTGAACCTTTCACATTTCCCGCTAAAAAAAGAATCCTATTCAATTATTGAAACCGAAACAGGGGATACGCTCTCTCTGACTTCTTTAGTGGACAAACTAACTGATGCAGAGGTGATAATCTTTGGCGAAGAACATAATGACAGCGTTGGTCATGTGCTGCAATACGAATTGTACAAAGGCTTGCTAGAAAAGTACAGCTCCATCACCCTTAGCATGGAAATGTTTGAGAGGGATGTGCAGCTTGTAATGGATGAATACCTCGAAGGTTTGATAACAGAAAAGAAGCTTCTAGAGGAAGGCAAAGTTTGGAGCAACTACTCAGCTTATGCTCCATTGGTAAATTTGGCCAAAGAAAAGAAACAGCAGGTAATTGCAGCCAATGTTCCCGGCCGGTATGCAAACATGGTAAGTAGAAAAGGACTGGCCTCTTTAAACCAACTCCAGCGAAAGGCCCGCCACTTGTTTGCAAAAATTAAAACTCCTGAACCTGAAGACCCTTACCTGCTCAAGTTTAATAAGGCCATGGGGGCTCACGCACATAGAATGGGACAATCGGTTTTTCATGCTCAATTACTCCGGGATGCTACCATGGCGGAAAGCATCTTCAAAAATTGGCGGAAAGATAAAAAAACAAAAATACTACACCTCACTGGTAGATTCCATAGTGATGAGAGATTAGGAACCGTTGCTGAGTTAAAAAGAATGAAACCGAGATTAAGGGTAAAAACAATTTCATGCTTTGTTAATGATGAAAAAGTACCCAAAGAAATGGAGCTTGCTGATTTTATCATCCTCACGAAACAACTAAATCCGAAATAA